From Candidatus Brocadiaceae bacterium, the proteins below share one genomic window:
- a CDS encoding TlpA family protein disulfide reductase gives MDKYSENCSPALREKIIRLKKLAIGQVAPDIVLPNPDGKMIPLSSLIGSNVVMVYFWASWCNGCEEENPNIAEIYNKYQDRGFAIYSVSLDSDKKEWLKAIEKHQFTWTNVCDLKEWESETVETYSVNKTPAIYLLNREGRIMSKNIRGKALEMKVREFFP, from the coding sequence ATGGACAAATATTCGGAGAATTGTAGTCCGGCGCTCAGGGAAAAAATTATTCGTCTCAAAAAACTTGCCATAGGACAGGTTGCCCCTGACATTGTTTTGCCTAACCCTGATGGCAAGATGATTCCCTTATCTTCACTCATCGGCAGTAACGTGGTAATGGTATACTTCTGGGCGTCATGGTGCAATGGCTGTGAGGAAGAGAATCCGAATATTGCAGAGATATATAACAAATACCAGGACAGGGGATTTGCTATTTATTCCGTCTCCCTTGATTCAGATAAGAAAGAATGGCTGAAGGCAATAGAAAAACACCAATTTACGTGGACGAATGTTTGTGATTTAAAGGAATGGGAATCAGAAACCGTTGAGACATACTCTGTCAATAAGACTCCAGCCATCTATCTTTTGAACAGGGAGGGGAGAATTATGAGTAAGAATATAAGAGGGAAGGCATTGGAAATGAAGGTAAGGGAGTTTTTTCCTTGA
- a CDS encoding hemerythrin family protein, producing MNLEWSDDLLTGNELIDTQHKELFRKAHSFIGVINSQIGEKKVSEMLEYLRRYVVQHFHDEEYLMAEHDYDGLEIHRKEHFQFTKDIRYLRKMLEEAGSTVEIASQIQIQMSRWLKHHIHGEDKKLAIFMKNKDLKREF from the coding sequence GTGAATCTGGAATGGAGTGATGATCTGCTGACAGGAAATGAACTTATAGACACACAGCACAAAGAACTATTTAGAAAGGCTCACTCATTTATTGGTGTCATAAATTCGCAAATAGGAGAAAAAAAGGTTTCCGAAATGTTAGAATATCTGAGAAGGTATGTAGTGCAACATTTTCACGATGAAGAGTATTTGATGGCGGAACATGACTATGACGGTTTAGAAATTCACAGAAAGGAACATTTTCAATTTACAAAGGACATTCGCTACCTGCGTAAAATGCTCGAAGAAGCCGGTAGTACGGTAGAAATAGCATCTCAGATACAGATACAAATGTCCAGATGGTTGAAACACCACATACATGGCGAAGACAAAAAACTGGCAATATTTATGAAAAACAAAGATTTAAAAAGGGAATTTTGA